A genomic stretch from Microplitis mediator isolate UGA2020A chromosome 10, iyMicMedi2.1, whole genome shotgun sequence includes:
- the LOC130676787 gene encoding alpha-soluble NSF attachment protein isoform X2 — MADNEQKALQLMADAEKKLNSSKGLFSSLFGTSKVDEAVECYQRAANLFKMAKKWGNAGNAFCEAAILHGKAGSKHDAATNYVDAANCYKKTDANEASSCLLKAIEIYTDMGRFTMAAKHHQTIAEMYENEAVDLERAVHHYEQAADYFKGEESISSANKCLLKVAQYAAQLKNYEKAIQIYEQVAMSSLESPLLKYSAKEYFFRAALCNLCVDALNAEHAIERYNEQYPAFQDSREYKLIKTLIEHLEEQNIEGFTDTVKEYDSISRLDQWYTTILLRIKKQINDNPDLR; from the exons ATGGCAGACAACGAACAAAAAGCATTACAGCTTATGGCTGATGCTGAGAAAAAGCTTAATTCATCCAAAGGACTTTTTAGCTCTCTCTTTGG TACTTCAAAGGTAGACGAAGCAGTAGAATGTTATCAACGAGCAGCAAATCTGTTCAAAATGGCCAAGAAGTGGGGAAATGCTGGAAATGCTTTCTGCGAGGCTGCAATTCTTCACGGCAAAGCTGGTAGTAAACATGACGCAGCTACAAATTATGTTGATGCTGCTAATTGTTACAAGAAGACTGATGCAAATG aggCTTCTAGCTGTCTTCTAAAGGCCATTGAGATTTATACAGACATGGGAAGATTTACGATGGCTGCTAAGCATCATCAAACCATAGCTGAAATGTATGAAAATGAAGCTGTAGACTTGGAACGTGCTGTCCATCATTATGAACAAGCAGCTGATTATTTCAAAGGCGAAGAGAGTATCTCATCCGCCAACAAATGCCTTTTGAAAGTTGCTCAGTACGCTGCGCAgcttaaaaattatgaaaaagcTATTCAAATTTATGAGCAG GTTGCAATGTCATCACTTGAAAGTCCGCTACTCAAGTATAGTGCAAAAGAATACTTTTTCAGGGCAGCACTTTGTAACTTGTGTGTCGACGCACTTAATGCTGAGCATGCTATTGAAAGATACAATGAACAGTATCCAGCATTCCAAGATTCTAGAGAATATAAACTCATAAAG ACATTGATTGAACACCTTGAAGAACAAAACATCGAAGGTTTTACAGACACAGTTAAGGAATACGATTCAATTTCACGATTAGATCAGTGGTATACGACGATACTACTTCGTATAaagaaacaaataaatgataacCCTGATCTCCGCTGA
- the LOC130676784 gene encoding conserved oligomeric Golgi complex subunit 2 — MTENNFTLPPAPNDLCFTTEDFIALDFDVDSFLHEHRKNASLETMRDDLGVYLKILRSAMIELINKDYADFVNLSKDLIGLDKVIDHLQAPLGQLREEVMQICQTLDTATKDMENGLQEHQRIRNLKQSMHSLGRVYKSVSKLKLILESHVIKLDILERAATEYNQLRFHMTRCKEYISEDLNKNFLNLEKQLMNSLDSQLLSCIKNNDNNTDNLICCLRIYVTIDKIDEAENLVRKKIVSVLIEDIILEKNINNELLGLQDLYKKLLNILDVELKKLLEVTSHSDVTTGRNFNFLVNSFWPEVEEKIELRLKQIFAPGNPDLFYKRYTESLEFVTKLQAKCKNDDNLAQLKSHPLFIQFLKKWNLPVYFQIRFQEIAGSVEQILCHPVSAGSIKINVTNLYPTDTDKFSLYVSETTWECLMKTWSDGIFLPQLLHQFWKLNLQIFSRYRTWITDALKQSWNTGTRSAAINSNIIEPEPPNRLEFLVCLYTDLEKIIKKLPIILEVALTKLINITPMIPNLLNESLDDMKSNLISDLPKITQEIVQELLTKSSSNLKQVSDIPRLFRRTMRERPTQPCAYIKNAVGILIEFHSTYQNIVPHAVIHWLQLTLSSLSEQYYSSVKDVLESVQKTEESLRRLKKIRDKSSGTSSSETQGISDDDKIRIQLEIDVLSFADIVKTLNIDRSDIPHLDKLTEVVDSAVKYKHELK, encoded by the exons atgacagaaaataattttacattacCACCGGCTCCAAATGACTTATGTTTTACAACAGAGGATTTTATTGCg ttgGATTTTGATGTTGACAGTTTTTTACATGAACACAGAAAAAATGCAAGTTTAGAAACAATGAGAGATGATCTTGGAGTTTACTTGAAAATACTGAGATCAGCAATGATTGAACTTATAAATAAAGATTATGCTGACTTTGTTAATCTATCTAAGGATTTAATTGGCCTTGATAAAGTGATAGATCACTTACAAGCACCTCTTGGTCAATTACGTGAAGAAGTTATGCAAATATGTCAAACATTAGATACGGCTACGAAGGATATGGAGAATGGATTACAGGAACATCAACGGATacgtaatttaaaacaatcaaTGCATAGTCTAGGGCGTGTTTATAAATctgtttcaaaattaaaattaatattagaaTCCCATGTAATTAAATTGGATATTTTAGAACGTGCTGCTACTGAATATAATCAATTAAGATTTCATATGACAAGATGTAAAGAATATATATCagaagatttaaataaaaattttttgaatttagaaAAACAGTTAATGAACAGCCTTGATTCACAATTATTGtcgtgtattaaaaataatgataataatactgATAATCTTATTTGTTGTCTCAGAATTTACGTGACTATTGATAAAATTGATGAGGCAGAAAATttagtgagaaaaaaaatagtatcagTATTAATAGaagatattattttagaaaaaaatataaataatgaattactTGGTCTTCAAgatctttataaaaaattattgaatatattggatgtagaattaaaaaaattattggaagttACTTCGCATTCTGACGTAACCACGGgacgtaattttaattttcttgttaATAGTTTTTGGCCAgaagttgaagaaaaaatagaattacgtttaaaacaaatttttgcaCCTGGTAATcctgatttattttataaacgcTACACAGAATCATTAGAATTTGTTACCAAGTTGCAAGCTAAAtgtaaaaatgatgataatctTGCTCAATTAAAGTCTCATCCactttttatacaatttcttAAGAAATGGAATTTACCAGTTTACTTTCAAATTCGCTTCCAAGAGATTGCTGGATCAGTcgaacaaattttatgtcatcCTGTATCAGCTggatcaattaaaataaatgttactaATTTATATCCTACTGACactgataaattttctctTTACGTAAGTGAAACAACATGGGAATGTCTAATGAAAACTTGGTCCGATGGAATATTTCTTCCTCAATTACTCCATCAGTTTTGGAAACTAAATCTTCAAATATTTTCACGTTATCGAACGTGGATAACTGATGCATTGAAACAATCTTGGAATACCGGAACAAGATCAGCAGcaattaatagtaatattaTTGAACCAGAGCCACCTAATCGATTGGAATTTCTCGTCTGTCTTTATACTgatttggaaaaaataattaaaaaattgccaaTTATTTTAGAAGTTGCGCTAACAAAACTAATCAATATTACACCAATGATTCCCAACTTGTTAAATGAATCTTTAGATGATATGAAATCAAATTTGATATCAGATTTACCAAAAATAACTCAAGAAATAGTTCAAGAATTATTAACTAAAAGTTCATCAAACTTAAAACAAGTCAGTGATATTCCAAGACTTTTTAGACGGACAATGAGAGAACGACCAACTCAACCTTGtgcttatataaaaaatgctgTTGGGATATTGATTGAATTTCATTCAACTTATCAAAATATTGTTCCTCATGCTGTTATTCACTGGCTTCAATTAACATTGTCTTCATTAAGTGAACAATATTATTCGTCAGTTAAAGATGTCCTTGAGTCAGTTCAGAAGACAGAAGAAAGTCTTAgaaggctaaaaaaaattcgtgatAAATCATCTGGAACGTCTTCATCAGAAACTCAAGGCATTAgtgatgatgataaaattaGAATACAGTTAGAAATAGATGTTTTAAGTTTTGCTGATATTGTCAAGACACTTAATATTGATAGATCCGATATTCCGCATTTAGATAAATTGACAGAAGTTGTTGACTCTGCTGTCAAATATAAacatgaattaaaatga
- the LOC130676786 gene encoding mannose-1-phosphate guanyltransferase beta — MPEKRKKMGTLRALILVGGYGTRLRPLTLSRPKPLVEFANKPMLMHQIEALVESNVTEIILAVSYRAEEMEKELTAEAEKLGVSLIFSHESEPLGTAGPIALARQILTTSDEPFYVLNSDIICDFPFKQLLEFHKKHRREGTIVVTKVEEPSKYGVVVYEEDGKIESFIEKPQEFVSNKINAGIYILNPSVLNRIELRPMSIEKEVFPEMAKDGQLYAMELPGFWMDVGQPKDFLTGMCLYLASLREKSPEKLYTGEGVVGNVLVDPTAKIGKDCRIGPNVTIGPGVTLADGCCIKRSTLLKSSTVKEHAWLDGCIVGWRSVVGRWVRMEGITVLGEDVIVKDELYINGGQVLPHKSIATSVPEPQIIM; from the exons ATGCcagaaaaacgaaaaaaaatgggCACACTACGTGCATTAATTCTTGTTGGTGGATATGGAACACGATTGAGGCCTTTAACTCTTAGTAGACCTAAACCACTTGTAGAGTTTGCCAACAAACCGATGTTGATGCATCAGATTGAGGCTTtg GTAGAATCGAATGTTACTGAAATTATTTTGGCTGTGTCATATCGTGCTGAAGAGATGGAAAAAGAACTTACAGCAGAAGCTGAAAAACTTGGTGTTAGTTTGATATTTTCACATGAAAGTGAACCTCTGGGTACAGCCGGTCCAATTGCACTGGCACGTCAGATTTTAACGACAAGTGACGAACCATTTTATGTATTAAATTCAGATATTATTTGTGATTTTCCATTCAAACAACTTTTGGAATTTCACAAAAAACATCGTAGAGAAGGAACAATTGTTGTAACTAAAGTTGAAGAGCCGTCCAAATACGGAGTTGTTGTTTATGAAGAAGATGGAAAAATAGAAAGTTTCATTGAAAAACCACAAGAGTTTGTgtcgaataaaattaatgccgGTATTTATATTCTAAATCCTAGTGTACTTAATAGGATAGAATTAAGACCTATGAGTATTGAAAAAGAAGTATTTCCGGAGATGGCCAAAGATGGACAGCTGTATGCGATGGAGCTACCAGGGTTTTGGATGGATGTAGGACAGCCAAAAGACTTTTTAACtg gtatgTGCTTATATCTTGCatcactgagagaaaaatcgCCAGAAAAACTTTACACAGGCGAAGGTGTAGTCGGCAATGTCCTTGTAGACCCAACAGCAAAGATTGGTAAAGACTGTAGAATAGGTCCCAATGTTACAATTGGACCTGGTGTTACTTTAGCTGATGGTTGTTGTATTAAACGTTCAACTCTTTTAAAATCTTCAACTGTGAAAGAACATGCTTGGCTTGATGG ATGTATCGTCGGATGGAGAAGTGTTGTCGGACGATGGGTGCGAATGGAAGGAATTACAGTACTTGGTGAGGATGTTATTGTCAAAGACGAGT
- the LOC130676789 gene encoding 39S ribosomal protein S18a, mitochondrial, which yields MTSINRSLFNYGKSLILSQSRRSITITSVNRIKEFVEKKEGNTLIIEAKIIPDPFRDKLFKATDNGACSLCAAGVDVKHTDVLILKEFLGSDGRLLPRRVTNLCKIQQKRVSVMLQMAIRAGLMNVLSKKTKKPLPCVINKGFNTYYDEISIKSKYYNSTFRN from the exons atgACATCCATAAACAGATCGCTTTTTAATtatggaaaaagtttaatattaTCTCAGTCAAGGCGATCAATAACAATTACTTCAGTGAATCGTATAAAAGAAT ttgtcgaaaaaaaagaaggaaatacattaattattgaagCAAAGATAATTCCTGACCCATTTCGTGATAAATTGTTTAAGGCTACCGATAATGGAGCATGTTCGCTCTGTGCAGCTGGTGTGGATGTCAAGCATACT GATGTTCTAATTTTGAAGGAATTTTTAGGATCGGATGGACGTTTGTTGCCACGACGAGTAACAAATCTCTGTAAAATTCAGCAAAAACGAGTTAGTGTAATGTTGCAAATGGCTATTAGAGCTGGATTAATGAATGTATTGAGTAAAAAGACCAAAAAACCTCTACCATGTGTCATAAACAAGGGATTCAATACTTATTATGatgaaatatcaattaaaagcAAATATTACAATTCTACTTTCCGTAATTGA
- the LOC130676787 gene encoding alpha-soluble NSF attachment protein isoform X1: protein MADNEQKALQLMADAEKKLNSSKGLFSSLFGSTSKVDEAVECYQRAANLFKMAKKWGNAGNAFCEAAILHGKAGSKHDAATNYVDAANCYKKTDANEASSCLLKAIEIYTDMGRFTMAAKHHQTIAEMYENEAVDLERAVHHYEQAADYFKGEESISSANKCLLKVAQYAAQLKNYEKAIQIYEQVAMSSLESPLLKYSAKEYFFRAALCNLCVDALNAEHAIERYNEQYPAFQDSREYKLIKTLIEHLEEQNIEGFTDTVKEYDSISRLDQWYTTILLRIKKQINDNPDLR from the exons ATGGCAGACAACGAACAAAAAGCATTACAGCTTATGGCTGATGCTGAGAAAAAGCTTAATTCATCCAAAGGACTTTTTAGCTCTCTCTTTGG cagTACTTCAAAGGTAGACGAAGCAGTAGAATGTTATCAACGAGCAGCAAATCTGTTCAAAATGGCCAAGAAGTGGGGAAATGCTGGAAATGCTTTCTGCGAGGCTGCAATTCTTCACGGCAAAGCTGGTAGTAAACATGACGCAGCTACAAATTATGTTGATGCTGCTAATTGTTACAAGAAGACTGATGCAAATG aggCTTCTAGCTGTCTTCTAAAGGCCATTGAGATTTATACAGACATGGGAAGATTTACGATGGCTGCTAAGCATCATCAAACCATAGCTGAAATGTATGAAAATGAAGCTGTAGACTTGGAACGTGCTGTCCATCATTATGAACAAGCAGCTGATTATTTCAAAGGCGAAGAGAGTATCTCATCCGCCAACAAATGCCTTTTGAAAGTTGCTCAGTACGCTGCGCAgcttaaaaattatgaaaaagcTATTCAAATTTATGAGCAG GTTGCAATGTCATCACTTGAAAGTCCGCTACTCAAGTATAGTGCAAAAGAATACTTTTTCAGGGCAGCACTTTGTAACTTGTGTGTCGACGCACTTAATGCTGAGCATGCTATTGAAAGATACAATGAACAGTATCCAGCATTCCAAGATTCTAGAGAATATAAACTCATAAAG ACATTGATTGAACACCTTGAAGAACAAAACATCGAAGGTTTTACAGACACAGTTAAGGAATACGATTCAATTTCACGATTAGATCAGTGGTATACGACGATACTACTTCGTATAaagaaacaaataaatgataacCCTGATCTCCGCTGA
- the LOC130675593 gene encoding SAP30-binding protein-like translates to MNKPSTPEQLNDIKDNLGLDDETDEDDVIIPPAPSGQYPPNLQEKFNHYFKLAESSNLDMNEEIQKRKSFRNPSLYNKLIQHCSIDELGTNYSPSLYDPLKWGKESYYDQLDIAQQDFMTQIEKSKTKKANVEIISGAAKRPSPTNISVTCTKTKLPAPTNLSIANNFTSKKRKWKFNATNVNYSRPRLLRLC, encoded by the coding sequence ATGAATAAGCCGTCAACGCCTGAACAATTGAACGATATCAAAGACAATTTAGGTTTGGATGATGAAACCGATGAAGACGACGTAATCATTCCCCCTGCACCTTCAGGTCAATACCCTCCTAATTTAcaggaaaaatttaatcattattttaagcTTGCAGAATCCAGCAATTTAGACATGAatgaagaaattcaaaaacgtAAATCATTTAGAAATCCATCGCTTTACAATAAACTCATCCAGCATTGCAGTATTGATGAATTAGGCACCAATTATTCACCAAGTTTATATGATCCACTCAAATGGGGTAAAGAATCTTATTATGATCAACTTGATATTGCTCAGCAAGATTTTATGACACAAATAGAAAagtcaaaaacaaaaaaagcaaatgtTGAAATTATTTCTGGTGCAGCTAAACGTCCATCTCCAACAAATATTTCAGTTACTTGTACTAAAACTAAACTCCCAGCTCCAACAAATTTGTCAATTGCTAATAATTTCacttcaaaaaaaagaaaatggaAGTTTAATGCTACAAATGTAAATTATAGTAGACCAAGACTATTACGtctttgttaa